GCATCGAGAGCCCAAACTTGGACGCGATGCGATTGATTTCCTCGCGGACTTCGGTCGACGTGACCTCAATTCCGTGTGTCTTGCACGCCTGAAGAATCAAGTGGCGGTTGATCATGTTCTCGAGAACATCCTTGCCGTAGCGACGCAAAGATTCCTCGTTCAGCGTTTTGCGAGTGATCGGATCCGCATTGACGACCGCAACGACATCGTTCGCCGTATCTTGAGCCGACGCCCGTTGGCCATTGAATGTCGTTGAAATGCTCAGCAATAGAGTCAGGTAGAGGCCGACGCGAAGCAGCGAACTCATCCACTGCTTGAGTTGTTGGGATGTTAGAGGCATGGCGGTCACTCCTTTGAACCGACTGTGATCGTTGACATCGCCGAGAAGTAAACAACAGCAGCACACAACTGCAATTCTCAAGCGATAGTGCCTTCGAGTGCGAACATAGGAAAAATTCCTATTTCGACTCAAGACTGAAAGTTTTGTTGCCGACGGCGTGGTTCCGACTCGTCACGCGGCAATGGAAACGAAGTTCAAACGATTTGTAAATCCTTCCCAAACCTGGCCGGCGGCAAGAAAATCAGAGTAGTCCGGTTGTTGTTTATGTTGTTTGTGGCAAAGGGGTTACGGCAGTCTTTTGGTTTTTGTTTGTGGCTTTGGCACGGCTAGTGCATTAACCCTTTTCCGTTGCCAAGACGGATCTGACAAGGACTCGAAACGGTAGCAATTCACCTTTTTTCGACGACGAATACAAACGCAAAGGATACTGCCATGTTGGTTTTAACTCGCAAACTTGACGAAAAGATTCAAATCGGCAACGACATCACCATCACGCTGATTCGAGTGCAAGGAAACACGGTGCGAATTGGCATCGAAGCGCCCCGCGACATTCGTGTGATTCGTGCAGAACTCGAAGCATTGGACGAAACGCTCGCCGCTGATGACTCGGTGGACGAGAATCCGCTGAGCGAACGTGAAGAAGCCTTTGCCCATCCAACCATGGTCACCGGTCGCTCGAAAAAGCACGCTGCCAAACGACGAGGTCAGTCGACTTCTAATCCCACTGCGACAAAAACGTCCACCGAGACCACCAATCGGGTGAACGCGTTGTCCGGCCAAGTCTATATGACGCGAGTTCCCGTCAGCAGCAAATCGGTGCGTAAAAACGCGGCCCCCTTGGCAGCATTCTTGCCAACCGATGTGAATGTGGGGATTGCTCAATGAGCCGGTCTGCGGATCGAGAGAACGCCTGCCGAAATCGGCTTGCCCGCATTAGCGTCGGTAGGCGTCCGCAGCATGGACCGGTCGTTCGGTGGGGCCGGTGGCAGCGGGACCGGTGGCAATGCGGTCACGCGAGTCGACCTCACGAAGATGTTCGAGCAAGATACGGCGAACTTCGAAAATCGCTTTCCCCGTCATGTGAATGCGAGTGTGCTCGGCATCCACGATGATTTCACTTTCCACATCGTCCATGTGAGCGCTCGCGTACTCGACGACTCCATCGTTTTGGCGAGACTTTGGACCCAACAGCGGCGGTTTTTCCAAGACACCGATGATGTTGTGGAATTTGACGTTCGGCGACTTCTTCGCTCGCAACATGACCGGGAAGATCGGTGATCTCGACGACAGCGAATCGACGGCGTTGACCGCAGTCAACAACTTTGTATCACGAAAGAAGTCTGGATTTTCACGTGTCAAACGCTGGCCGGTCGAGACAAACATCTGAGGCAGCTTGATAAATTTCCGGGCCAACCACTGCGTGTAATCGTTCGAAAAATCACTTCCGCGGTGCGGGGTCCCAATCGTGATCACGCGACTGACCGATTGATTGGGTTTGAAATACAGTGTGCTTACCAGTTTGACGCGGTCCTCTTGGGCGCCTTTCAGCTTATCCGCGGGCTGGTCGCTAACGATCTTCCAAAAATCGTCGCCACTGTCCATCGTTTGCAAACGACTGACGAGTCCGCCCATACTGTGGCCGACCAATACCATGTTGTCGACCGCTTGGTCGCGATGGCCGGGGTCAAATGAGTTCCGCATGGATGCTAAGTCAGTGCGAAGCTGCTGTGCGCTGATCCAAAATGGTTGGCCTGATGGATAGAGGTAGAACCAGAATTGGTATCGTTCGCGGATCTCAGGGAAGCTGCGAAGGTCATTGAACATGTCCATCCACGTCAACGGACTCGACCACAGCCCGTGTACCATCAACACCGGAATGCGATTGGGGTCGTATGGTTCGAGCATGTAAATGCCTCGCCGTTCTTGAGACCCGTCGGGATCCAACAATCCTTCGGTCGCATGATTGCGTTTGCGAAATTCGGGACTGTCAAGAAAGTAGGCCAACGGGGTGGTGAGATCGGTTTCCAGCGGGACCCACTGGTTAGCGATTTCAATTTGGTTGGCTTCGAGTGGATCAAAGAATTCCAGCACGCAAGTTGCGGATTCGCCCGCTCGTGTTGCGGATTCGCCATCGCCCGAATTGCTGGTCGGGCAACGCATCATTGCCGAAACGGCATAGCTCAACCCCGATGGGTAGTAGCGTTCTCGCGGATCGTCGTTGTCCGCCGGTTTTCGAACCGCAATCAGCGGGACGCCTAGACCATAGGTGGTGTGGCGATTGTTGAGCGTTTCGATATCAAAGTCGCTGACAAATTCGTATCGGTCAAACTCTTCGGGTTTCCATTTGCCCCGCATTTCGGTGCGGACGATAAATTCGCGGTCTGGCGTCGAGATCGTGTAAGTGCTGCCAGGTTCGATGCGGTGTTCGCTGCACAGGATTCGCAGCGTGTCTTCGAGCGATTCGTTGTACAGGTCGCATGCCGCGCGAAATTGCGGGTCAAATGCGTTGCGAGTGATCTCTAGATCGTCGCTAAACAGGTAATCGTAGGAATTGGTTAGGGCAATTCCATAGTGATTCAGCGCATGCATCAGATCACCGCTGCGTTCCGCCTTTTTGCCTTCGACGTACGAAAGCTCGCTTAATGCGTAGACCAATTCGGAGTCAGGCGACTCGTTGATCGTTTGGCGGATCTTGGAAAAGCATTTGTTGTGATCGGCTGCGTATTGGTCTTTTAATCCAAACCGATCCAGCGTGTGCCATGTTCGCTCGCTGATCTCGGGGCCGCGGAAGGCCACCAAGTTTAGATTGGAGGCGAGCGGATTTTCGCGGATCGAACGGCTCGAAACGTATCGAGTGGACGTGCACCCGGTCGCGAATCCAAGCAGAACCAGCAAGCAAAGAAGCCAACCTCCGTTGGCAGCCGATCGATGATTCGAGACATCGAACAACAACGTATCCGATGTCGAAGTACAGATGTCACGGCCATCGCAGTCAAAGCGCGCGACGACCGATTTTGCACCCTGATGAGTGCAAAGATCATCGGTCACGCATTCCGTTGCGAGCAATTGCGGCATTCCGATCCATCGTCCTGACGTGGCAAGACCGCTAAGTTAGAGACATTCGAGGTTATTTTGCCCAACGTTAGAAACGTTGGGCATTCGCTGTCAACCTTAGCTTGTTTCCTATTGGAAACCGCCGCCACCGATGCCGCCACCGACGCCACCACCCGCGTCCGTCCCGCCTTCGCCTTCGACAAAGTTGAACGTTCGCACGTCACCGATTTGCGAGAACGTCGGGACCGGGCTGATCCGCACGTAACGGCGGTCTGCCGAGATGATCGCCAGGGTGGAAACCGAGGCACCTTCGGGGAGCTGGGTGATTTCGGGTTGGAAACCCACAGCACCGCGGTTGAAGCGACCTAGGCCCCCTAAGTTGCCACCACCTACGACTCCGCCTCCAACGCTGCCGCCAGTCAAGGATTGGATGTCATTGAACAAGTTCTGCAAGACTTGTGCGGCGTCGGAACCATCACCCGCAAACTGAGCGAGTGCGTCGTGATTCATATCGCGTTGCACGTCACGCAGGTGTGCGAGCTGAGCTGCAGCGACATCCTCTTTGCGTTGTCCCTCTTTGACTTCGAAAACAACCATGGCGTCTTGAGTCCCAATCGGAATGTCTTCGCGAATGTAGCGTTGGCTCGGACGTCCGACGTCGGTGATGATTTCAACGGTTGCATTGCCGGTGGAAACGTCACCCCAAACCTTGCGAATCAGCAGACGGTATTTCCCAGTAAAGCCTTTGGGACAGAGGTAGGTTTCCGAAACGGTTCCAAGTTCATCGTCGCCACGTCCGGGGAACGAATCACCCAGCAACGTCCCACCGCCTGCCGAAGAGGGGCTGTCGATGGCGCAAATCGTTCCCGAGGGTTCTTCGACCGCGAGGTCTAGATCGGCATCGCCCGTCCACGAAACACGAACGATGGCGTCATGCGAAGCGGCCAATCGCAACGCTTCGCTGAACTTTTCTGCCTCGTCGGTACGGCCTTCGGCAATCAATTCGCTATGAGTCGCTCGGGCGACCAGGCGAGCTTGTTCGACGATCGGTTGGAATTTCTCGGGCCATGCTTGGCTTAGCACACCGCTGCAGGCCCACGACAGTGCGTCGATGTCATCGAGTTGTTGGGCAATGCGAAGGCCCATCAAATAAGGTTCGCGTCGATAGGGATCGAGTGCGGAAATCTTTTTGCACAATTCCAGTGCCGCCGCACCAGAGCCGACCTCTTCGAGTCGCGCGGCAACGTGCAAGACCTCTTCAGGGGTCTCAGCGAAATCGACTGCCGAAAGCAGCGTGCGTTCGATCTCCTCTTTCGGAGCGTTGGTGGCTTTCAGGGCAATTGCATAGGCTTGATACATCCAAGTTTGGACATGTCCCGCCCGCATGGCCGCAGCAATGACCTCACGCATCTCGGTGAAACAGGCCACCGTTTGTTCGGTCTTGCCGCTTTCTTGAAACTTCAACGCTTTGGTCGACCACTCGCCCACGGTTTCGCGAACGCGTTGATCCAAACGCGCGAGGTCTTCGGCCGAATCGATTTCGACCGTCGAGAAAAATTGGTCCCACGCTTCTGCTTTGGATTGACCTTTGGCGACCTGGATTCGGATCGGCTTGATGTCGAAACGGGTCAGGGCTTTGGGAGCCGGTTTCGTCGCCGAAGCCGCGTTTTCCGTGGGATTTGCCGAAGCGGATGCGGTGGTTTTGTTCTGCAGCGAAACGTCATCGGGAACCGCGAACATACCGCCGCCTCCCATGCCGCCGCCCATACCACCCATGCCGCCGCCCATGCCGCCGCCCATGCCGCCACCCATGCCGCCGCCCATGCCGCCGCCCATGCCACCACCCATGCCGCCGCCCATGCCGCCGCCACCGAGTTGCATCACAGGAACGACAAGGTCACCGACGGGGTAAACCTTGGTCACCAAGTTTTCTTCGGCCGCTTCTTGCGTGGTGATCTGCATCACCTCGTCCTTGATCATGTAGGTCAAGTCGAGTTCGCGAAGCATCAGCCGCATGAACGAACGAAGCGAAACGTTTTTCAATTCAATCGTGATCGGGCTGTCAGTAGTTAGACCAATTTCTTCCAAGGCACGTCGATCCACGACGATTGGAATGTCATGATCGGTCGCGATTTTTTGGATCGCTTCTTCCAGCGGTGTTTCCACGAAAATCTGGCTTGTTTCGTCACTGAGCGTGGCTTGGATACGACGTTCGGTATCGTTGTCGCCGACCAATTCAATCGCACCATAGCGTTCGATACGGCGTCGACTGAGTTTTTGCCATGCATCGGCTTCGGGCCAAACAACCGGTGGCTCATCGACGAACGGAATCGCCGCTTTGAGCACTAGCGAGAAGGCATCAACAAAGTTTCGCTCACGCATCTCGGTGTAACGACGGTCGCGTGCATAGGTTTGCAGCCACAGTGGATAGTCAATGAATTGACGTCCGGCGGTCGAGTCACGAGTGATCGTATCTCCGGCTAGACGAGCAAACGGAATCGAAACTTCGCCGTCCGCTTCCTCGTAACGGCCTTCGCCGATCAACGCATTCATTTGCTCGGACAATGTCTTGAGCGATTGTTCGTTCCGGAACGTTTCCTCAAGCAAACGGGTCGTTGCGTTGGCGCCTTTGGCCAGTTGTTCGAGGTTGGCTTGAGCATCCATGAAGCGAGCTTCTTTGCTGCTGGCCAGCTGGATTGCCGAGCGAACTTGGCCCATTAATTCTTTGCGGACATCAGGGCTGACGTTCGCTGTCACTTCGATCTGGCCAAGCAGTGATTTCAGCGATCCGGAAACACCTTGCGGATCCACCACCAATTGGCGACGAGCCGCACGAAGCTGCGAGTTGACCAAAGCACGCAGACGCCCTTCGGCAAGCGATTGTTCGGCTTCGACTTGGTCCAGCAGTGCACCGCCCGTTTCGAGCAGTTCGTCATCGCCTGCGGCAGGCCCAAAGAAATTGTTGTCTTGCATCGGCGCCGCGTTTCGCGGTTGAGCAGCGCGAGGTGCGGGTTGACGTGGTGCTACAGCAGGCGGTACCTCGGCTGGTGCCGCTGCGGCAGGCGCGTCTTGAATATCCATTGGATCGTTTTCGATTGCCGTATCGGCGGCATCGGTGCCGAACACATCATCGGCGGCTGCGGGAGCCGGATCACCACCAAAGACGTCGCCGCCGTCATCCATCGGAGCATCACCGCCACCGAAGATATCATCAAACGGCGAATCGGCGGGATTCTGAATGATCAGCGTGTTTGCTTCTTCGGTAACCGTCTCGATCGCTTTGGCTTCGGGATTGTTGGGGTCGGCTTTGAGTGCTTTTTCGGCAATTGCTTTGGCGCCTCGCATGTTGCCCTGTTTGACGGCAATGTTTCCGGCACGAACAAGGTCTTCGGCTTGAGCGGCCAAGGCGTGCGCAACTTGACGCAGCATCGGGGAACCAGCAGTCGCCAACATCAAGCCTTGGTTGTCAGCCGAATCGTCAACCAAACCGGGCAAGAAGGCAAAGTCGGGATGACTCGCTTCGATCTCGCCGTCAATTTGGATCGCAACGTTTGCTGCAGTCGTTTCGCCCATCAATTGGAAGGCAACCTTCCCCGAGGCCATTTTCATGTGTCCCAACAAGATCGAATCGCGGTCGAGCCGAAGTGGCGGCAAGCGGTCTTGTTGAACCGTTTTCATGCCCTCGGTCAATTTGGCGTCGCGAATCCAAATCGGTGACATCGATGCCGACTCGCCGACTTGGCGTGCAATCGCAACCGAGCTGGCCTCTTCGGCGTCACCAACCACCCCAAGGACTCCCCCGGTTTGATTCGCCAAAATGCCCATCACTTCGATGTTTGCAGTAGGACCGATCACGACACTGTGAACCGAGATGCGATCGGATCGCAATGCATCCACCAATGCCTCGAATCGCTTCTTGTCGGCGTTGGCTTCGAGCGAAGATCCATCACCGATATAGACGATACTGCGAGTCCGGTTGGCGGGTTCGCCGACCAAAGTCGCACGGAGCGAGTCGATTACGGTGATCAAGTTGGTGTTGCCCAGAGGCAATCGCTGTCCCAACTTGGCAATGGCGTTTTGAGTCAGCGAAGAACTTGGCGATTCGAAGTCACCGCTTAAGTCCGCTGTTTTAATGTCTGCGGCGAACAATCGAACGCGGTCACTGGCGCTGAATTGTTCGATCACGCTGCGAATTGCGGCGATCGAATCGCGGCGGTATTCGCCAACCTGGCTCGCCGAGGTATCGACCACGACCACAACGTCGGCATCCGCTTTGCGAACCGCATCCAGCAGCGAATCGCTCGCGGACGGTTGCAGCGAAGCCGCGAAATAGGCGTCGCCCGATGGCATCTTGTAGCTCGCCACGCGAACTTGTCCTCCATCGCTAGAGGGTTCGTCGGCGGATACCGTCGGAATCCACATGGCTGCGGTTAGCAGCAGACCGGTCGCCAGCTTTCGGGGGCTGGATTGTTGAACGAATAGTGCGACTTGTCGCAATTCCATCTGATTATCTCTTTCGCGAGTGACAGAAAACGCGTTTTGCTGTGTTCTGGTTCTGAATAGCGGAAAGTAGGGCAGAAAAGCACTCTCCCACTAGAGAGTCTATTTCCCAGGTTTCCGTTTTGCTACGAAAAAACCGGGGTTTCGCCGCGTTGGGGTGTCGAATCTTACGGTTGTATGTGTTGCATTTTGCTACAGGTGTTGCAATCTGATTCAGCATACCGGTTCGTTTGACCCAATCGGCGTCACCCTACCTTCATCAAAGCTAGCACCGTGCCAAAGTTAGGCGTCCGGTCACGCTGGAAAAACTTTAAAAAATGTTTCCAGCTGGTTTTGCGGTGATGCGTTTGAAACGGTGTATCCACGAAAAAAGGCGAGGCCGATCCCGAAAGACCGACCCCGCCTCGCACGGGGGGACGCTTAATATTTTGGTGGCGTTGTTCGCGTGTCGTGCTGCGTCCCGCTGACACAACAAAGACTAGTTCGACTCTGAGATCCGAGACGTCTTTCTTGATCGGTTCTCGATTGAATTTAGCAATCCGCCTATCTCGCTAGGCAGTTTGTGTCGATCGATCCGGTTGTAGCAGCAGGATTTGTGCTGATATCCGTAGAGATGCCCCTGCAGCGTTTCGGAACCAGGGATTTCAAGGCGTTTTAGTCGTCGTTTTACTCGGCGTAGCCTTGTTTGCCGCAACCGGGCGGGCCCCGCACCGCTACCCAAACTCGATGGCATGGGCGGACGGGCCGGCCGCAGTTTTTACTGTGGGGGCATTGAAACGGTTTGCCGATAGGCAAAACCCAGGTTGTCACTGCGGCGACTAATCCGCACACTGCGTCGGGACGGCTCGCAGCGGTCGAGCAGTCCAATCGCAATTCATGCACCTTGCAAGGGAGATCTAGCGTTGCAGGATCAAACAATCGATTTGCCTGAGCGGCTTGACCTGATCGCGGTCGGCGCCCATCCGGACGATGTCGAAATCGCCTGTGGAGGAACATTGGCCAAACTCGCGAACAAGGGTTATCGCGTTGGCATCATCGATCTGACCGATGGCGAGCCGACTCCCAATTCGCCTAGTCCGGAAGTCCGTCTGCTCGAATCCCAGGCCGCCGCGAAGGTGTTGGGTATCAAAAAGCGAATTCAGTTGGATCTGCCAAATCGACGACTGTTCGACTGTTTCGAGCACCGAGTTGCGCTGGCAAGAGAATTTCGTCGTTATCGGCCGCAGCTCGTGATCGGCTTCGGCGAGAAAACCCCAATGGCGTCTCCGGATCATTGGCAAGCGATGCAGATTACCGACGCCGCCGTGTTTTACAGCCGGCTGACGAAATGGGACGAATACTTTCCCGGTTTGCCGGTCCACTCGATCCAGCGGCAACTTTATTACCGATTGGCGGTGGAACCGGATACGTTGGCAGGAAATCCGTATCACCAAATTGTCGACATCAGCGACACGATCGAAACGAAGATCGAATCGATCCTGTGTTACAAGACCCAATTCGAACACAAACCGAACATCGTCACTCGCGTCCGCGCGGCGGCCACCGTGACTGGGGCTGCCGCCAGCGTCACCGCAGGCGAATCGTTTGCCGCAGCGAAGCCGTTTGCGGTGGACAATCTGATGGACACGCTTGGACTCGAACCGCTGATGGATTGACCCATCGCCAATGGGGCTAGCCCCGTTTTCCTCGTTTCGGCGTTGGTTCCTCTTCGCCTTCGTCGTCGCCCTCGCGATGACGGCGGTGCAGATACATCTTGATCGGCACTTCGCCAAACGGCAGATGGTCGCGCAAAACGCCGAGCAAGTAACGCTTGTAATCGGCGCTGAATGCCTTGGGTTCACTACACATCAACACCACGGTCGGCGGTTCAGTGGCGACTTGCGTGGCAAAGTAAATCTTGGGACGACGGTTTTGGTACATCGCAGGTGGATGAGCGTCGATGGCCGCACGAATCAACCGGTTTAACTGTCCCGTGGTCACTCGTTCCCGCGCCTGTTTGAACAACATCGTCGCGTGGTTGAGCAACGTTTTGACATTCTTCCCCGTCTGTCCGGTGATGAATGCAATCGGGGCATAGGTCAGCGTGGGGAATTGGGCATGGATGTAGCGAACCCAGCGATCGGTCGGCACTTGGCCGTGATACTTGTCCCACTTGTTGATCACAAAGATGCACGGTTTGTGATTTTCCATCACATAACCCATCAATTGCTTGTCGACTTTGCTGACCGTTTCGCCTGCATCGAAAAACATTAAAACGACGTCGGCCCGGCGGACGCTTCGCTGAGCGCGGTGCATCCCGTAATACTCGAGGTCGGTTCGCTGGCTTTTGCGTTTGCGAAGCCCCGGAGTATCGATCGCCATAAAGGACTGGCCGTCCATCTCGAAAATCACATCGACACTGTCACGCGTGGTCCCAGCGACCTCGCTGACGATCATGCGATCGTCTTCGGCCAAGGTGTTGACGAAGGTGCTTTTGCCGACATTTCGTCGTCCGACGATCGTGACCTTCATCTGGGGTTCTTGGACCAATTCGTCATTCGGTTCGGGTAACCGATCGACAATCAAGTCCAGCAAATCTTGGCGGTTGCGATTCTGAGTCGTGCTGACCCGAATCAGGTGCCCACGTCCGAGTCGCTGAAAATCTTCGGCCAAAACGTCCTGGTGCGATTGATCCGCTTTGTTGGCCACCAAGATCACCGGACGCTGGACCGCGCGGAGTCGCTCGGATACCTCTTCGTCCAGCGGCATCACCCCGGTTTGAACGTCGACCACCAACATGATCACGTCGGCGGTGTTGATCGCAATTTCAATCTGATTGCGAACGTCGTCGGTCAGATTATCGGCGTCGACAACGCCTAATCCTCCCGTGTCCACCAATTCGAAAAAACGATCGTTCGCTTCGATCAGCGTCGTCATGCGGTCCCGCGTGACGCCTTCGTAATCGTCGACGATGGCGAGACGACGACGCGCAAGCCAGTTAAATAGGCTGCTTTTGCCTACATTGGGACGACCGACAATAGCGACTCGAGGGACGGGCATTCGTGATTACAGGGGTGCGGGAACAACTAACGTGGGCACGGGAACAACAATGTGACAATGCGCTTAAGCACTGAATCCTATTCTCGGCGACCCAAATCACAAAGCCCCAGAAGACGCTCAAAGCTAGATTCGTTAGAATCTCCGCTATGTCTGACAAGATTTCACCCCCGCTCGATCGTGATCAACTGATCATGCAGGCCGCTGCGCTTGCCGATCATTTGGCGCGAGCCGGCGTCCAGTGGATGCCACGGCCGAACGCCGATGCGGTTGAGTCGCTCAAGTCGCGATTTCAAACGGTCGCCGCTGCCGGTTCGGCCGCCTCGCGTGCCGCAGCCCCTGTCGCTAAGACTGCCCCAGCACCGGTGGCCGCGTCGAGTGGTGCTCCGTCGGGGGGGAGTGTTGGGCCTGCAAAACAACCGCCACGTCGTCCTGCACTCAATCCGACGCTGTTAAGCGATCACGCCAAGCCTTACCCAGGTCCCAGTTTGCCAGTGGTGGAGCGGGAGAGCGAATTGGCGACGTTGGCAACCGAGGTTGCTGGCTGCCAACGATGTCCCCAGCTGGTTCGCTGCCGAACCAAGACGGTGTTTGGCGAAGGAAACGCAGCCGCGCGAGTCGTCTTTTTTGGCGAAGGCCCCGGTGCGGACGAGGATCGCAGCGGCCGTCCGTTCGTGGGCAAGGCGGGACAACTGCTCACCAAAATGATCCAGGCGTGCAAGTTTGCTCGCGAAGAGGTCTACATCCTCAACACCGTCAAATGCCGTCCGCCAGGAAACCGCAACCCAGAACCCGAAGAGATCGCGAATTGCCGTCCCTACTTCGAGAGGCAAATTGAGCTGATTCGACCCGAGTACATCGTCTGTCTCGGCGCGGTCAGTGGACAATCGCTGTTGGACAGCAAATTGTCGGTCGGTCGGCTTCGTGGTCAGTTTCATCCCTATTTTGATAGCAAAGTCATTGTGACCTATCATCCTGCCTACCTGCTGCGAAATCCCGCTGCCAAGAAAGCGGCCTGGGAAGATTTGCAGATGATGCTTCGCGACGCCGGATTGATCTAGTCCGCAAAAATTCTTGGCACTTTTTTCGATCGCGATTCCGCTCATTCGCGTGAAAGAGCCCTAACTGCTTTATTTGCTAGCATTTACGACGATATTTTTCCTATTGACCGATCCGATGTGATGGGAACAATTCGGGCACAACGGTGAAGCGGAGGACCGCTTTTCCGAGTGGCAAAGGATTTGCCATGAAACCATCATCATCGCAATGTGCAGGGAGGCCATCATGCGTCATGCGGTCAAATCTTCGTTCGTAACCACTGCGAAGTCTTCTCAATCCGCTACAGCGGCGGGAGCTCAAGCCGAGTCCCATGCTGGACCCCACTCCGAACCGACCACCGATGCACGTTGGTCGTTGGCGGCGCTGATTCCCAACGCGAAATTCTTTGCGGCAACGGATGTCGTCTTCAGCGAGATTGCCGATGACGTCTATACCGCCGAGCCAGGCGAATTGGTGGTTTATCCGATCGGGGACGAAGAACCAACGGCATTCATCGCGACCGCCTTGGCGCGAGGGGCTGCGGGGATTTTGACCGAACAGATCCTGCCGTGCCCGCTTCCACAATGTGTGGTGGGGGATGTCGATTTGGCGATCGCCGGGCTGAACGCTAAACGCTTGAACCGCCCCGACCGTCGTTTGCTGACGATCGGAGTTTACGGATCAGCGGGAAAGACAACCACGTCGTTGATGGTTTCTCAGTTGCTTCGCAACTTGGGGCTTCGCACGTCCTACCAAACCGACTTGGGCGACTGTGACGGCGTCGTGCAATCGACTGCATCGGAATCGGTTCCGGCCGGCGGAGCGTTGGTCCAGTGGCTCGGCGATTGTTGTGATGCCGGAGCCAAGACGGCCGTGATGGAATTGTCCGAACGAGATGCCAAGCACGGACGATACGATTCGATTGAATTTGATTTGTTGGTGATTACCGGCACGCCTCGAGACGACGATGATTTTGGACCTTCGGGGCTGCAGTGCGTACTGGATCGCATGAGCAACAGCGGCGTGGTGGTGGTTTCGGCCGATTCGCCCGGCGTGTTGCGTGCTGTTCGCGATCACGGTGCCAACGCGTTTACCTATGGCGTTCGTCACGCAGCCGATGTCACTGCAAAATTGATCGAACAAGAATGTGGCATGTCGACATTGCTGGTGAGCAATGAATCGGTTACCGCCGTGATGGAAACTCCGCTCT
The window above is part of the Novipirellula caenicola genome. Proteins encoded here:
- a CDS encoding uracil-DNA glycosylase, giving the protein MSDKISPPLDRDQLIMQAAALADHLARAGVQWMPRPNADAVESLKSRFQTVAAAGSAASRAAAPVAKTAPAPVAASSGAPSGGSVGPAKQPPRRPALNPTLLSDHAKPYPGPSLPVVERESELATLATEVAGCQRCPQLVRCRTKTVFGEGNAAARVVFFGEGPGADEDRSGRPFVGKAGQLLTKMIQACKFAREEVYILNTVKCRPPGNRNPEPEEIANCRPYFERQIELIRPEYIVCLGAVSGQSLLDSKLSVGRLRGQFHPYFDSKVIVTYHPAYLLRNPAAKKAAWEDLQMMLRDAGLI
- the der gene encoding ribosome biogenesis GTPase Der, with protein sequence MPVPRVAIVGRPNVGKSSLFNWLARRRLAIVDDYEGVTRDRMTTLIEANDRFFELVDTGGLGVVDADNLTDDVRNQIEIAINTADVIMLVVDVQTGVMPLDEEVSERLRAVQRPVILVANKADQSHQDVLAEDFQRLGRGHLIRVSTTQNRNRQDLLDLIVDRLPEPNDELVQEPQMKVTIVGRRNVGKSTFVNTLAEDDRMIVSEVAGTTRDSVDVIFEMDGQSFMAIDTPGLRKRKSQRTDLEYYGMHRAQRSVRRADVVLMFFDAGETVSKVDKQLMGYVMENHKPCIFVINKWDKYHGQVPTDRWVRYIHAQFPTLTYAPIAFITGQTGKNVKTLLNHATMLFKQARERVTTGQLNRLIRAAIDAHPPAMYQNRRPKIYFATQVATEPPTVVLMCSEPKAFSADYKRYLLGVLRDHLPFGEVPIKMYLHRRHREGDDEGEEEPTPKRGKRG
- a CDS encoding Mur ligase family protein; this encodes MRHAVKSSFVTTAKSSQSATAAGAQAESHAGPHSEPTTDARWSLAALIPNAKFFAATDVVFSEIADDVYTAEPGELVVYPIGDEEPTAFIATALARGAAGILTEQILPCPLPQCVVGDVDLAIAGLNAKRLNRPDRRLLTIGVYGSAGKTTTSLMVSQLLRNLGLRTSYQTDLGDCDGVVQSTASESVPAGGALVQWLGDCCDAGAKTAVMELSERDAKHGRYDSIEFDLLVITGTPRDDDDFGPSGLQCVLDRMSNSGVVVVSADSPGVLRAVRDHGANAFTYGVRHAADVTAKLIEQECGMSTLLVSNESVTAVMETPLCGAAMASNHAAAAAIGILLNQPLHEVVEHLGKLREIPGRMQVLSSFECADVIIDSANSAEQVGSALRAARSMKQPGGRLYCVMAIDPNSDPAELALAGRHLERFADKPIVTCAAESKDHFLAGSHAVLDGVNDCALLRLVASDRRAIQWAIREASSRDTILWIGGIRQSGAKQERKRIQQISDWVVACNEAIVADATRQNDQSGDVAVDNGHPMILPMFKK
- a CDS encoding carbon storage regulator; this translates as MLVLTRKLDEKIQIGNDITITLIRVQGNTVRIGIEAPRDIRVIRAELEALDETLAADDSVDENPLSEREEAFAHPTMVTGRSKKHAAKRRGQSTSNPTATKTSTETTNRVNALSGQVYMTRVPVSSKSVRKNAAPLAAFLPTDVNVGIAQ
- a CDS encoding PIG-L family deacetylase: MQDQTIDLPERLDLIAVGAHPDDVEIACGGTLAKLANKGYRVGIIDLTDGEPTPNSPSPEVRLLESQAAAKVLGIKKRIQLDLPNRRLFDCFEHRVALAREFRRYRPQLVIGFGEKTPMASPDHWQAMQITDAAVFYSRLTKWDEYFPGLPVHSIQRQLYYRLAVEPDTLAGNPYHQIVDISDTIETKIESILCYKTQFEHKPNIVTRVRAAATVTGAAASVTAGESFAAAKPFAVDNLMDTLGLEPLMD